From the genome of Solidesulfovibrio carbinolicus, one region includes:
- a CDS encoding sigma-54-dependent transcriptional regulator yields the protein MAKILVIDDDTHIREVCKLVIEGMGHEVTAMPNLAKGLDALDREFYDVLYLDVDLPDGNGLIAIPKITERERAPEVIIFTGASYPNGAELAIKNGAWDYIEKPATAESMTLPLIRALQYRKEKFAHRPPTVALKREGIIGGSPRVASCLDLVAQAANSDANTLITGETGTGKELFARAIHDNSERADGPFVVVDCSSLTETLIESVLFGHAKGAFTGAEKKQEGLIKQADKGTLFLDEVGELPFSQQKAFLRVLQEHRFRPVGAKEEETSDFRLVAATNKDLEALVAAGEFRNDLLFRLRTMHINIPALRLRGEDIRGLAIHYMNAFCTKYKVPLKGFSPEFLDSLEEYDWPGNVRELVNLMENIIVRAQYEPTLYPKHLPPEIRIRIMSGRVKDTPVTVQDVEMLPVAEGGGAAPELVLTSFDEYKKDVEHRYFKLLMQTAGGDIHRACELSELGKQSLYRYLRIHGIPTRT from the coding sequence ATGGCCAAGATTCTCGTCATCGACGACGACACGCACATCCGCGAAGTCTGCAAGCTGGTCATCGAAGGCATGGGCCACGAGGTGACGGCCATGCCCAACCTGGCCAAGGGCCTCGACGCCTTGGACCGCGAATTTTACGACGTCCTCTACCTCGACGTCGACCTGCCCGACGGCAACGGGCTTATCGCCATCCCCAAGATCACCGAACGCGAACGCGCCCCGGAAGTCATCATCTTCACCGGCGCGAGCTACCCCAACGGCGCGGAACTGGCCATCAAGAACGGGGCCTGGGACTACATCGAAAAGCCGGCCACGGCCGAGTCCATGACCCTGCCGCTCATTCGCGCCCTGCAGTACCGCAAGGAAAAATTCGCCCACCGCCCGCCCACCGTGGCGCTCAAGCGCGAGGGCATCATCGGCGGCAGCCCGCGCGTTGCCAGCTGTCTTGATCTGGTGGCCCAGGCCGCCAACTCCGACGCCAACACGCTCATTACCGGCGAGACCGGCACCGGCAAGGAACTGTTTGCCCGGGCCATCCACGACAACAGCGAACGGGCCGACGGGCCTTTTGTTGTGGTCGATTGCTCCAGCCTCACCGAAACGCTTATTGAATCGGTGCTCTTTGGCCATGCCAAGGGGGCCTTTACCGGGGCGGAAAAAAAGCAGGAAGGCCTCATCAAGCAGGCCGACAAAGGCACGCTGTTTCTGGACGAAGTGGGCGAGCTGCCCTTTTCCCAGCAAAAGGCTTTTTTACGCGTGCTCCAGGAGCACCGCTTTCGGCCGGTGGGAGCCAAGGAAGAGGAAACCAGCGATTTCCGGCTGGTGGCCGCCACGAATAAAGACCTCGAAGCCCTGGTCGCGGCCGGCGAATTCCGCAACGATCTGCTCTTTCGCCTGCGCACCATGCACATCAACATTCCGGCCCTGCGGCTTCGCGGCGAGGACATCCGGGGCTTGGCCATCCATTACATGAACGCCTTTTGCACGAAGTACAAAGTGCCGCTCAAGGGCTTTTCCCCGGAGTTCCTGGACAGCCTGGAAGAGTACGACTGGCCGGGCAACGTGCGCGAACTGGTCAACCTCATGGAAAACATCATCGTGCGCGCCCAGTACGAGCCCACGCTGTATCCCAAGCATCTGCCGCCGGAAATCCGCATCCGCATCATGAGCGGGCGGGTCAAGGACACCCCGGTCACGGTCCAGGACGTCGAGATGCTGCCCGTGGCCGAAGGGGGCGGAGCCGCCCCGGAACTGGTGTTGACGTCCTTCGACGAATACAAAAAGGATGTGGAGCACCGCTATTTCAAGCTCCTCATGCAGACCGCCGGCGGCGACATCCACCGGGCCTGCGAACTGTCCGAGCTTGGCAAGCAGAGCCTGTACCGCTACCTGCGCATCCACGGCATTCCGACCAGGACCTAG
- a CDS encoding methyltransferase domain-containing protein, with translation MSSYDIRRRFDRAGAGYESVAVVQARVAEELARRCPEHLTGRVLEIGAGSGLLTRRLAPRLLTTGPAGQSDSLYVALDLSPGMLAHGAMPPGVVRLAANGEQAPLVAGSFDFLASASAMHWYADPARSLAANLRLLRPGGRFALAFYLEGTLSELDEASRATGFGSVYPMRPEHWWRETLAALPGIVWEMTTARHTVVHADVREMLRSLQGAGVTHTPSKRAGSPGKYRGFTRYYQSRFAREGGVAAGYVVAMATGGAI, from the coding sequence ATGAGCAGCTACGACATCCGCCGCCGTTTTGACCGGGCCGGGGCCGGCTACGAGAGCGTGGCCGTGGTCCAGGCCCGGGTGGCCGAGGAACTGGCCCGGCGCTGCCCCGAGCATCTCACCGGCCGGGTGCTGGAGATCGGGGCCGGCAGTGGCCTGCTCACCCGCCGGCTCGCCCCGCGCCTTTTGACGACGGGACCAGCCGGCCAGTCGGACAGCCTCTATGTGGCCCTGGACCTCTCGCCCGGGATGCTGGCCCATGGCGCCATGCCGCCCGGCGTGGTCCGGCTGGCGGCCAACGGCGAACAGGCTCCGCTTGTGGCCGGGAGCTTCGATTTCCTGGCCTCGGCCTCGGCCATGCACTGGTACGCCGATCCGGCCCGGTCGCTGGCCGCCAATCTGCGGCTGCTGCGGCCGGGCGGCCGCTTCGCCCTGGCCTTTTACCTGGAGGGGACGCTGTCGGAGCTGGACGAGGCCTCCCGGGCCACGGGCTTCGGCTCGGTCTACCCCATGCGGCCGGAGCACTGGTGGCGCGAGACGCTGGCCGCCCTGCCGGGGATCGTCTGGGAGATGACAACGGCGCGCCACACCGTGGTCCACGCCGACGTCCGGGAGATGCTCCGGAGCCTGCAAGGAGCCGGGGTCACCCACACGCCGTCAAAACGTGCGGGCAGCCCCGGGAAGTATCGGGGATTTACGCGGTATTACCAGTCGCGTTTCGCCCGCGAAGGCGGGGTGGCGGCCGGGTATGTGGTGGCGATGGCTACGGGCGGGGCTATTTGA
- a CDS encoding alpha/beta fold hydrolase, producing MTQTVFCSGFAGPEALFPGLSGRTRFVAPFLDGDEAFVVSRLLAGGDVLAGWSTGAHIILKHASTLFLRYGKVVLIAPFLRFADCYPPRAVRAMAAGMKADPAATIAAFWQNCAVDAPPTYDPAWTGALAAGLDYLLASEAAVPDVAAGHVTVVSGTADRIVRASAVDKVLAALPGAAHVVHPGGHWPRPDLLEGLLRP from the coding sequence ATGACGCAAACGGTTTTCTGCTCCGGCTTTGCCGGTCCCGAGGCGCTGTTTCCGGGCCTTTCGGGCCGCACGCGTTTTGTCGCGCCGTTTCTGGACGGCGACGAGGCCTTTGTGGTCAGCAGGCTTTTGGCAGGCGGCGACGTCCTGGCCGGCTGGTCCACGGGCGCGCATATCATTCTCAAGCACGCTTCGACCCTTTTCCTGCGCTATGGGAAGGTTGTGCTTATCGCGCCCTTTCTGCGTTTCGCCGACTGCTATCCCCCCCGCGCCGTGCGGGCCATGGCCGCCGGCATGAAGGCCGATCCGGCGGCAACCATCGCTGCATTCTGGCAAAACTGCGCCGTGGACGCGCCGCCGACCTACGATCCGGCCTGGACCGGGGCGCTTGCGGCCGGGCTCGACTATCTGCTGGCCTCCGAAGCGGCCGTGCCCGATGTCGCCGCCGGCCATGTGACCGTCGTTTCCGGCACGGCCGACCGCATCGTGCGGGCCTCGGCCGTGGACAAGGTCCTGGCCGCCCTGCCCGGAGCGGCTCACGTTGTCCACCCCGGCGGCCACTGGCCGCGCCCGGATCTTCTGGAAGGGTTGCTGCGGCCATGA